One window of the bacterium genome contains the following:
- a CDS encoding UvrD-helicase domain-containing protein, whose translation MNAIDQARRIQLKASRPDRSVVLRAAAGSGKTTALVNRFLRLCLERTAARAAPGTILAVTFTRKAAVEIQERLRREARQLALAAPDERALRLAAIFGDRERGAPDEQEVAAAGALYEQLLADTSGLNLGTIHSFCQVVLGRFAREAGLDPTFGVLEDPHDLHDEAFDLLVGEIAQDPLLADAARRLGAHPDSLRNTLQVCLDEGMRLERWLQAARGDDEATRAAHRRAPRTEALPALEADLRRHLFPGLADIDGNLHARLGGQLAAALGAFAQELPAVVRAAFDVFPGKSGANLDKLAADAAALAAGWDPSVDDARAEAAANRLGADVAGLLLTRDNKVRSYTRSGGAEFKAEFRALIATQALPVFTLLMDITRLELLAENVALLRLGLRLRDLVAELKRRDRVVDFQDLEDMASGLLAGRGRAQELQYRLDDAIQHLLVDEFQDTNINQWELLKPFVSEFLAGGGDRTRTFFLVGDVKQSIYGFRGAWPRLFGEVEREMEDYDCDVLALPTNFRSRRAIVEGVGELFNAPPLAGRLEPEEQLGVRQEWARTDRPGTFIIHAPFPDPDDPESAGAGGGEQAAARAAAAMVRRMRDTHEPVYDAHLRAERPLQWRDVLVLARFRTDFALYERAFREAGIPFLPPGRGMLAASREVRDLVALLRWLAWPDDNVALATVLRSPIVRLDQGALQALLSQRGVMQKRDDGGWREPRALWQALRASTDPQVAAVAMQLSEWRRKLDFETCHDLLRRIARDVDLPRRYQVALGEQARFNLERLYDLALGGDVLGTPTARRLADMIERAAARGTQEEAPLPSDGEGRVRFLTVHGAKGLEAPVVLLVDADHKSQRRTAQVCLDADARHPALLLATTARQRRGYEFPEGVEAPADPLAAAVRDAEGRDEAEQAHLLYVALTRARDRLHVLGGDRAGSGSREHRSPLRDLREAAVGAAAAAAADWAVEAPAADDDALHREGGSGPGVPGPAREPHEPPPAPAMWQPPVRRPRFALVRPSAAADDPRHDRRDDADPEDAAAAEAIRVDDARPDDDAREGQGSAPDAGVDVRPARVAAAGALPPGVSPAEHGDRVHRLLQAACLAGVMPPGTGPAHDEATAVFAAPPLARVFRPQAGAFARSEVPVIARRAAARGAPAVEQRITGVIDRLVVGPDGVDIIDYKTNRGAADPAQRAWLIDHYRPQLAAYREVMTLLHPGLPVRTWLLFTDPALPHDQRLHEVT comes from the coding sequence GTGAACGCCATCGACCAGGCCCGCCGCATCCAGCTCAAGGCCTCGCGGCCCGATCGCTCGGTCGTGCTGCGTGCGGCCGCCGGCTCCGGCAAGACCACCGCGCTGGTCAACCGCTTCCTGCGCCTGTGCCTGGAGCGCACCGCGGCGCGCGCGGCGCCGGGCACCATCCTGGCGGTCACCTTCACGCGCAAGGCAGCCGTCGAGATCCAGGAACGCCTGCGTCGCGAGGCGCGCCAGCTGGCCCTCGCTGCGCCGGACGAGCGTGCGCTCCGGCTGGCCGCGATCTTCGGCGACCGCGAGCGGGGAGCACCCGACGAGCAGGAGGTTGCCGCGGCCGGCGCGCTCTACGAGCAGCTGCTGGCCGACACCTCGGGACTGAACCTCGGCACCATCCACTCGTTCTGCCAGGTGGTTCTGGGCCGTTTCGCACGCGAGGCCGGCCTGGACCCGACCTTCGGCGTGCTGGAAGACCCGCACGACCTGCACGACGAGGCCTTCGACCTGCTCGTGGGCGAGATCGCGCAGGACCCGCTGCTCGCGGACGCCGCACGTCGCCTGGGCGCGCACCCCGACAGCCTGCGCAACACGCTGCAGGTCTGCCTGGACGAGGGCATGCGCCTGGAGCGCTGGCTGCAGGCGGCCCGGGGCGATGATGAAGCGACTCGGGCTGCGCACCGGCGCGCGCCACGCACCGAGGCCCTGCCGGCGCTCGAGGCCGACCTGCGGCGACACCTGTTCCCCGGCCTCGCCGACATCGACGGCAACCTGCACGCGAGGTTGGGCGGCCAACTCGCCGCGGCGCTCGGCGCCTTCGCACAGGAGCTGCCGGCGGTCGTGCGTGCTGCGTTCGACGTCTTTCCCGGTAAGTCCGGGGCGAACCTCGACAAGCTGGCGGCCGACGCGGCCGCGCTGGCCGCGGGCTGGGACCCGTCGGTAGACGATGCGAGGGCGGAGGCGGCCGCCAATCGGCTCGGCGCCGACGTCGCCGGGCTGTTGCTGACCAGGGACAACAAGGTTCGTTCGTACACGCGCAGCGGCGGCGCGGAGTTCAAGGCCGAGTTCCGCGCGCTGATTGCAACGCAGGCGCTGCCGGTCTTCACCCTGTTGATGGACATCACGCGCCTGGAACTGCTGGCCGAGAATGTCGCGCTGCTGCGCCTGGGCCTGCGCCTGCGCGACCTGGTCGCGGAACTGAAGCGGCGCGATCGCGTCGTCGACTTCCAGGACCTGGAGGATATGGCCAGCGGCCTGCTGGCGGGCCGGGGTCGCGCCCAGGAACTGCAGTACCGTCTTGATGACGCCATCCAGCACCTCTTGGTCGACGAGTTCCAGGACACGAACATCAACCAGTGGGAACTGCTGAAGCCGTTCGTGTCGGAGTTCCTTGCCGGCGGCGGCGATCGCACGCGCACCTTCTTCCTGGTCGGCGACGTGAAGCAGTCGATCTACGGCTTCCGCGGGGCCTGGCCGCGCCTGTTCGGCGAGGTGGAGCGGGAGATGGAGGACTACGACTGCGACGTGCTGGCGCTGCCCACGAACTTCCGCAGCCGGCGCGCCATCGTCGAGGGTGTGGGTGAACTGTTCAATGCGCCGCCCCTGGCCGGGCGGCTCGAGCCCGAGGAGCAGCTCGGCGTGCGCCAGGAATGGGCGCGCACCGACCGGCCCGGGACGTTCATCATCCACGCGCCGTTCCCCGACCCCGACGATCCGGAGTCGGCCGGCGCCGGCGGCGGCGAGCAGGCGGCGGCGCGGGCTGCCGCGGCGATGGTCAGGCGCATGCGCGACACGCACGAGCCGGTCTACGATGCGCACCTCAGGGCCGAGCGGCCGCTGCAATGGCGCGACGTGCTGGTGCTGGCCCGTTTCCGCACCGATTTCGCGCTCTACGAGCGCGCCTTCCGTGAGGCCGGCATTCCCTTCCTGCCTCCGGGTCGCGGCATGCTGGCGGCCAGTCGCGAGGTGCGGGATCTCGTGGCGCTGCTCCGTTGGCTGGCCTGGCCCGACGACAACGTGGCGCTGGCGACGGTGCTGCGTTCACCCATCGTGCGGCTCGACCAGGGCGCGTTGCAGGCGCTGCTGTCGCAGCGCGGCGTGATGCAGAAGCGTGACGACGGCGGCTGGCGCGAACCGCGGGCCCTGTGGCAGGCGCTGCGCGCCTCGACCGACCCGCAGGTCGCCGCCGTGGCGATGCAGCTGTCCGAGTGGCGGCGCAAGCTGGACTTCGAGACGTGCCACGACCTGCTGCGTCGCATCGCCCGCGATGTCGACCTGCCGCGCCGCTACCAGGTGGCGCTCGGCGAACAGGCGCGCTTCAACCTCGAGCGCCTGTACGACCTGGCGCTCGGCGGCGACGTGCTGGGCACGCCGACCGCGCGGCGGCTGGCCGACATGATCGAACGCGCCGCCGCCCGCGGCACGCAGGAAGAGGCCCCGCTGCCCAGCGACGGCGAAGGTCGCGTGCGCTTCCTGACCGTACACGGCGCCAAGGGACTGGAAGCGCCCGTGGTGCTGCTGGTCGATGCCGACCACAAGTCGCAGCGCAGGACCGCACAGGTCTGCCTGGACGCCGACGCGCGCCACCCGGCGCTGCTGCTGGCGACCACGGCTCGCCAGCGCCGCGGCTACGAGTTCCCCGAAGGCGTGGAAGCGCCGGCCGACCCGCTGGCAGCCGCTGTCCGCGACGCCGAGGGGCGCGACGAGGCCGAACAGGCGCACCTGCTCTACGTGGCGCTGACCCGCGCGCGTGATCGCCTGCATGTGCTCGGCGGCGATCGTGCCGGCAGCGGCTCGCGCGAGCACCGCAGCCCGCTGCGCGACCTTCGCGAGGCGGCTGTCGGGGCCGCCGCCGCCGCCGCTGCCGACTGGGCCGTCGAGGCGCCGGCCGCCGATGACGACGCGCTGCACCGCGAAGGCGGCAGCGGCCCGGGCGTGCCCGGACCCGCGCGCGAACCGCACGAGCCGCCGCCGGCTCCCGCAATGTGGCAGCCCCCGGTGCGGCGCCCGCGGTTCGCGCTGGTGCGGCCGTCGGCCGCTGCCGACGACCCGCGCCACGACCGTCGCGACGACGCCGATCCCGAGGATGCGGCGGCGGCCGAGGCGATCCGCGTCGATGACGCAAGGCCGGACGACGACGCGCGCGAAGGTCAGGGGTCGGCGCCGGACGCCGGCGTCGACGTGCGCCCGGCGCGGGTCGCCGCCGCCGGCGCCCTGCCGCCCGGGGTCTCGCCCGCCGAGCACGGCGACCGCGTGCACCGGCTGCTGCAGGCGGCCTGCCTGGCCGGCGTCATGCCGCCGGGAACGGGGCCGGCGCACGACGAAGCGACGGCCGTCTTCGCGGCGCCGCCGCTCGCCCGGGTCTTCCGTCCGCAGGCCGGCGCCTTCGCACGGAGCGAGGTCCCGGTCATCGCACGCCGCGCTGCAGCGCGCGGCGCCCCGGCGGTGGAGCAGCGCATCACCGGTGTCATCGACCGCCTGGTTGTCGGTCCGGATGGTGTCGACATCATCGACTACAAGACGAACCGCGGCGCCGCGGACCCGGCGCAGCGCGCGTGGCTCATCGACCACTACCGCCCGCAGCTGGCCGCCTACCGCGAGGTAATGACGCTGCTGCACCCCGGACTTCCGGTGCGCACCTGGCTGTTGTTCACCGACCCGGCCCTGCCGCACGACCAGCGCCTGCACGAGGTCACCTGA
- a CDS encoding serine/threonine protein kinase — MRFHAAREIFIDALGLAPEARESFVLRACGDDPNLLDEVRDLLANDAGAGDPVDGADPWARQVVVPETIGPWRILGLLGQGGMGIVFKARRLDDDDAPAVALKVLRTGLGDANLERRFRREVEVLRRLDHPGIARLLDAGTDDTGAPWLATEYIDGVTLNRWRVETESTPEQRVLLLAELCDAVHAAHGHGVIHRDLKPENVLVTREGRPKVLDFGIARLQDDSVPLATLVTQTWQLLGTIRYMSPEQAAGGAAAIDERTDIYTLGVIAYELLAGTLPYNLSRLSTPRALLEITTAEPRPLSGRDSAIDLIIQHALAKDPGQRYPTAAAMADDLRRQAENRSISLRRPGPTARVRRALRTRPRLRRLALMAAVTLAAASVTLALVLGGDRNQGPNWETFFTIVEEADMLRHSGPRDEANYLAAAALFQKARSELVQLPEAPFTDDLNRYIRWRLGELFYFRGDAAHDAALLEQARGYWRDAALVPWKQGSGLAIDPRMVARVNILQLGAHQAWAGVGMAHTNLAELQTPVTHWRLAYERYRISCEALGDATGAFHDESVRPNQRLEARALARLNLGVAIASLGAVLDSLDIIDRGLKELQAARDLNGVKDISHHSILAEAMGTAYLARSALAGDAAVANLDSAQYFLDAAAGTRAPTWIRGYWSLCRTRGRLAEERARLADDDRERTERLRAAAREYEMALQPLRPEKDDFECALAHADLAGVTAWLGAVGADRTAITRADSLLAIDSIFLQDKRFPLQFAERQLRLGQVRLMDWRLGGDSADSTAAMDAFARARGVVSVRELPSLHRRSYELASATGN, encoded by the coding sequence ATGCGCTTCCACGCCGCCCGCGAGATCTTCATCGACGCCCTGGGCCTGGCGCCCGAGGCGCGCGAGTCCTTTGTGCTGCGTGCCTGTGGCGACGACCCCAACCTGCTCGACGAAGTGCGCGACCTGCTGGCCAACGATGCGGGTGCCGGGGATCCCGTGGACGGCGCCGATCCGTGGGCGCGGCAGGTCGTGGTCCCGGAGACGATCGGCCCCTGGCGCATCCTCGGCCTGCTCGGGCAGGGCGGCATGGGGATCGTGTTCAAGGCCCGGCGGCTGGACGACGACGACGCGCCGGCGGTGGCGCTGAAGGTGCTGCGGACGGGCCTCGGCGACGCCAATCTCGAACGTCGCTTCCGGCGCGAGGTCGAGGTGCTGCGGCGCCTCGACCATCCCGGCATCGCCAGGCTTCTCGATGCGGGCACCGACGACACCGGCGCGCCCTGGCTGGCCACCGAATATATCGACGGCGTCACCCTGAACCGCTGGCGCGTGGAAACGGAGTCGACACCTGAACAGCGCGTGCTCCTGCTGGCCGAACTCTGCGATGCCGTGCACGCCGCCCATGGGCACGGCGTCATCCACCGCGACCTCAAGCCCGAGAACGTCCTGGTGACGCGGGAGGGGCGGCCGAAGGTGCTCGATTTCGGCATCGCGAGGCTGCAGGACGACAGCGTGCCCCTGGCCACGCTCGTAACGCAGACCTGGCAGCTGCTGGGCACGATCCGCTACATGAGCCCGGAACAGGCGGCGGGCGGCGCGGCAGCCATCGACGAGCGGACGGACATCTACACGCTGGGCGTGATCGCCTATGAACTGCTGGCCGGCACCCTCCCCTACAACCTGTCGCGGCTGTCCACGCCGCGCGCGCTGCTCGAGATCACGACCGCCGAGCCGCGGCCGCTGTCCGGCCGGGACAGCGCGATCGACCTGATCATCCAGCACGCCCTGGCCAAGGATCCCGGGCAGCGATACCCCACCGCTGCCGCGATGGCGGACGACCTGCGCCGCCAGGCGGAGAACAGGTCGATCTCGCTGCGGCGACCAGGTCCGACGGCCCGTGTCAGGCGCGCGTTGCGCACGCGGCCCCGCCTGCGTCGCCTGGCGCTGATGGCGGCGGTGACGCTGGCCGCCGCTTCGGTGACACTGGCCCTGGTGCTGGGCGGCGACAGGAACCAGGGCCCGAACTGGGAGACGTTCTTCACCATCGTCGAGGAAGCGGATATGCTTCGGCATTCGGGGCCGCGCGACGAGGCGAATTACCTCGCGGCTGCCGCCCTCTTCCAGAAGGCCCGGTCCGAACTGGTGCAACTGCCGGAAGCACCATTCACCGACGACCTGAACCGGTACATCAGGTGGCGCCTCGGCGAACTCTTCTATTTCCGCGGCGACGCCGCCCACGATGCCGCGCTGCTCGAGCAGGCGCGTGGTTACTGGCGCGACGCGGCGCTCGTGCCGTGGAAGCAGGGCAGCGGTCTGGCGATCGACCCGCGGATGGTCGCCCGCGTGAACATCCTGCAGCTGGGCGCCCACCAGGCCTGGGCTGGTGTCGGCATGGCCCACACCAACCTGGCCGAACTTCAGACACCGGTGACGCACTGGCGCCTGGCGTACGAGCGTTACCGGATCTCCTGCGAGGCACTGGGCGACGCCACCGGCGCCTTCCACGACGAGTCCGTGCGGCCGAACCAGCGCCTGGAAGCCCGCGCGCTGGCGCGACTGAACCTGGGCGTCGCGATAGCCTCGCTCGGGGCAGTGCTCGACAGTCTGGACATCATCGATCGCGGCCTGAAGGAACTGCAGGCCGCGAGGGACCTGAACGGCGTGAAGGACATCAGTCACCATTCGATCCTCGCCGAGGCGATGGGCACGGCGTACCTGGCGCGCTCGGCGCTGGCTGGAGACGCCGCAGTCGCCAACCTCGACAGTGCGCAGTACTTCCTCGACGCGGCCGCCGGCACGAGGGCGCCGACCTGGATCCGCGGCTACTGGAGCCTGTGTCGCACGCGCGGCCGCCTGGCCGAGGAACGCGCCCGGCTGGCCGACGACGACAGGGAGCGCACCGAACGGCTGCGCGCCGCCGCCCGGGAGTACGAAATGGCACTGCAGCCGCTGCGCCCGGAAAAGGACGATTTCGAGTGCGCGCTGGCCCACGCCGACCTGGCCGGGGTGACGGCCTGGCTGGGCGCCGTGGGAGCGGACCGAACGGCGATCACGCGCGCCGACTCGCTGCTCGCCATCGATTCGATCTTCCTGCAGGACAAGCGCTTCCCCCTCCAGTTCGCCGAGCGGCAGCTGCGCCTGGGCCAGGTGCGCCTGATGGACTGGCGGCTGGGCGGCGACAGCGCCGACAGCACGGCCGCGATGGACGCCTTCGCGCGGGCACGCGGCGTCGTGTCGGTGCGGGAACTGCCGAGCCTGCACCGGCGTTCATATGAATTGGCGTCGGCGACGGGAAATTGA
- a CDS encoding beta-lactamase family protein produces MKTRIPVLAALYLIAAAVPALSATTAPLPGPEEVAAEARRLMAVHDVKGMALAVIDDGRVVQVNAFGFANVERGEPLTTTSIMYGASLTKAAFACFVLQLVDEGKLDLDATIDRLLPRPLPEYEEFADLAGDERWRRLTPRIILNHATGFANFRWLEPDGKLRFHHDPGTRYGYSGEGFYILQLVLEEGLGLDVGAGMKAGLFDRFGLKDTSLQWRADFTGRVADGYAMDGSFEPHDERSGVSAAGSMDTTIGDQALLWAAILRGEGLSAASRAEFVRPQLPIASAHQFPTLVDATDPRGTAIGLAAGLAVVTCRDAAGPLWFKGGHNDWTGNMLVCREDGRRGVVLLANCVRAELAYPELVRFILGESAMPWWWEYNVD; encoded by the coding sequence ATGAAAACGCGAATTCCAGTACTCGCGGCGCTCTACCTGATCGCCGCGGCCGTGCCGGCGTTGTCCGCGACGACGGCGCCGTTGCCCGGCCCGGAGGAAGTCGCTGCCGAAGCCCGCCGCCTCATGGCCGTTCACGACGTGAAGGGGATGGCGTTGGCGGTCATCGACGACGGCCGGGTCGTGCAGGTCAACGCGTTCGGTTTCGCCAACGTGGAACGCGGCGAGCCGCTGACGACCACTTCCATCATGTACGGGGCCTCGCTCACGAAGGCGGCCTTTGCCTGCTTCGTGCTGCAGCTGGTGGATGAGGGGAAGCTCGACCTCGACGCCACCATTGACCGCCTGCTGCCGCGCCCGCTGCCGGAGTACGAGGAGTTCGCCGACCTGGCCGGCGATGAACGATGGCGTCGACTCACGCCGCGCATCATCCTGAACCATGCCACGGGCTTTGCCAATTTCCGCTGGCTCGAGCCCGACGGGAAGCTGCGCTTCCACCACGACCCGGGGACGCGCTACGGGTATTCGGGCGAGGGCTTTTACATCCTGCAGCTGGTCCTCGAGGAGGGTCTCGGCCTGGATGTCGGCGCCGGGATGAAGGCCGGGCTCTTCGACCGGTTCGGCCTGAAGGACACGTCTTTGCAATGGCGTGCCGATTTCACCGGCAGGGTGGCCGACGGCTACGCCATGGACGGCTCCTTCGAGCCGCACGACGAACGCTCGGGCGTCAGCGCCGCCGGTTCGATGGACACGACGATCGGGGACCAGGCACTCCTGTGGGCCGCGATCCTGCGCGGCGAAGGCCTGTCGGCCGCTTCCCGCGCCGAGTTCGTGCGCCCGCAACTGCCCATCGCTTCTGCCCACCAGTTCCCGACGCTTGTCGACGCCACCGACCCGCGCGGAACGGCCATCGGCCTGGCGGCCGGCCTCGCCGTGGTTACCTGCCGTGACGCCGCCGGCCCCCTCTGGTTCAAGGGCGGCCACAACGACTGGACGGGGAACATGCTCGTCTGCCGGGAGGACGGGCGCCGCGGTGTGGTGCTGCTGGCCAACTGCGTGCGGGCCGAGTTGGCGTATCCCGAACTGGTGCGGTTCATCCTCGGCGAATCGGCAATGCCGTGGTGGTGGGAGTACAACGTCGACTAG
- a CDS encoding PD-(D/E)XK nuclease family protein, which yields MSPQVVPLPLSEPLLETMAAELSARLPGAVHGDYSGALVLLPSTRACRTLGQLVFEASGREAVLLPRILTPAQLAVEAATALGLAPATDAPVDRTRALILTHQLVAGDWLQGPPETAPGLAQELVRTFDEIRRHQLADVLLLPANLEEALGRMAVREAEAEAVATELQSLHDAWRLYRACIPRDQVDAQVQLANRLARGADGALPWPHARCELALAGGFTRLDPVTAAPAVAALAAADAAMVYVGSNADPLSRRLTATWDPADARGGPLGPARRAARQLGAQGADAEAPATKQPAAPQGLRERLDALAAVLPPLASPTPGGALELAACSDGEHEARVISDLVVRRLQEPDGATARLAVAVPDRRLAARVSAQLRQAGLDVDNTHGEPLSAQPAGLLLRFALRAALTGLRGEAVLEVLAHPYVALAVPNGSHGLWTLRLERLLRSDDAFQGGQDSLLRRAREHDEAARAVLRRASEGMEAFVAAIGDALSPLLELGGRRLSPWAEHLAALRKAWALLAAERPLETGSDRADIIAAARLLDELAVDAHRLPVVTAATFAADLNRQLAGASAPPHRDPGLGLLVTGHLEARLERFDLLVVGGLADGSLPRRPSRAAFLGSRAREALGLPGRRDSLDADAELFLRLLHGAPRVALTWPAEEEGSPVLPSPLVERLLLVHGLAPDAELLRAPPAPTWSAIAPATAAIEAAQRSFLGEPAATPLLAPARPRGRLSWSGLRKWLDCPYRFLLEYGFALRRDEDVQREFGRREYGSKVHEVLQRFLAPGSHGYAALVAGDGETARRELDRAAVATFVPGALALEVGDQPDRALWLEAFRDLIDPVVEHELSRFIDWRPVGFETGFELPLDRLHGWLLHELDTADADEAAALRARVPAAMPEAAAGVVLTGRIDRLDLACDGSGRLAVIDFKTGARPSKGEIERFDEMQVLLYAVAVGAGAVDLPGPDGPRPLAGTVAEGAYYGLKRDEVGVRAKVELPALDGEGRPHLREGAARLLQLAFAAVAPGGPFPLVPRAQAGEGPAKLPCERCDFRGICRLEEIDLSPVLKRRVEKLVNRREDAW from the coding sequence ATGTCCCCGCAGGTCGTCCCGCTGCCCCTGTCCGAGCCGCTGCTCGAGACGATGGCCGCCGAGCTCTCGGCGCGGCTGCCGGGCGCCGTCCACGGCGACTATTCCGGTGCGCTGGTGCTCCTGCCCTCGACACGTGCCTGCCGCACCCTCGGCCAGCTCGTCTTCGAGGCTTCGGGTCGCGAAGCCGTGCTGCTGCCGCGTATCCTGACGCCGGCGCAACTGGCGGTCGAGGCCGCGACCGCGCTGGGCCTGGCGCCCGCGACTGATGCGCCCGTCGATCGCACGCGCGCGCTGATCCTGACGCACCAGCTGGTGGCCGGCGACTGGCTGCAGGGCCCGCCGGAAACCGCGCCGGGGCTGGCCCAGGAACTGGTGCGCACCTTCGACGAGATCCGCCGCCACCAGCTTGCCGATGTATTGCTGCTGCCGGCGAACCTGGAAGAGGCCCTGGGGCGCATGGCCGTGCGCGAGGCCGAAGCCGAGGCCGTGGCCACCGAGCTGCAGAGCCTGCACGACGCCTGGCGCCTCTACCGCGCCTGTATTCCCCGTGACCAGGTCGATGCGCAGGTGCAGCTGGCCAACCGGCTGGCCCGCGGCGCGGACGGCGCGCTGCCGTGGCCGCACGCCCGCTGCGAACTGGCGCTCGCCGGCGGTTTCACGCGGCTGGATCCGGTCACCGCGGCCCCGGCGGTGGCCGCGCTCGCGGCGGCTGACGCGGCCATGGTCTACGTGGGGTCCAACGCGGACCCGCTCTCGCGGCGGCTCACGGCCACGTGGGACCCCGCCGATGCGCGCGGCGGCCCGCTCGGGCCCGCGCGTCGCGCGGCGCGGCAACTCGGGGCGCAGGGCGCCGATGCCGAAGCGCCGGCGACGAAGCAGCCGGCGGCGCCGCAGGGATTGCGCGAGCGCCTGGACGCACTGGCGGCGGTGTTGCCGCCATTGGCCTCCCCGACGCCGGGCGGCGCCCTGGAATTGGCTGCCTGCAGCGATGGGGAACACGAGGCGCGCGTGATCTCCGACCTGGTCGTGCGCCGGCTGCAGGAGCCCGACGGCGCCACGGCGCGGCTGGCCGTGGCCGTTCCCGACCGTCGCCTGGCCGCGCGCGTGTCGGCGCAGCTGAGGCAGGCGGGTCTCGATGTCGACAACACCCATGGCGAGCCGCTGTCGGCGCAGCCGGCCGGACTGCTGCTGCGCTTCGCGCTGCGGGCGGCGCTGACGGGCCTGCGCGGCGAGGCGGTGCTCGAGGTGCTGGCGCATCCGTACGTGGCCCTGGCGGTGCCGAACGGCAGCCATGGGCTGTGGACCCTGCGGCTGGAGAGGCTGTTGCGCAGCGACGACGCCTTCCAGGGCGGGCAGGATTCACTGCTGCGCCGCGCCCGCGAGCATGACGAGGCGGCCCGCGCCGTGCTGCGCCGCGCATCCGAAGGCATGGAGGCGTTCGTCGCTGCGATCGGTGACGCGCTGTCGCCGCTGCTGGAACTCGGCGGTCGCCGGCTTTCGCCCTGGGCCGAACACCTCGCCGCGCTGCGGAAGGCCTGGGCGCTGCTCGCCGCGGAGCGACCGCTCGAGACCGGGTCCGACCGTGCGGACATCATCGCCGCCGCGCGCCTGCTCGACGAGCTCGCGGTCGATGCCCATCGCCTGCCGGTGGTCACGGCGGCGACGTTCGCGGCCGACCTGAACCGGCAGCTGGCCGGCGCTTCGGCGCCGCCGCATCGCGACCCGGGGCTGGGCCTGCTCGTGACCGGCCACCTCGAGGCGCGCCTCGAGCGCTTCGACCTTCTCGTGGTCGGCGGGCTGGCCGACGGCTCGCTGCCGCGGCGCCCGTCGCGTGCGGCGTTCCTGGGCAGCCGCGCGCGCGAGGCGCTGGGCCTGCCCGGCCGTCGCGACAGCCTCGATGCCGACGCCGAGTTGTTCCTGCGGCTGCTTCACGGCGCGCCGCGCGTGGCCCTGACCTGGCCTGCCGAGGAAGAAGGCTCGCCGGTGCTGCCGTCGCCGCTGGTGGAACGCCTGCTGCTGGTGCACGGCCTGGCGCCCGACGCCGAGCTGCTGCGCGCGCCCCCGGCACCGACGTGGAGCGCGATCGCGCCGGCCACGGCAGCGATCGAGGCGGCTCAGCGCTCGTTCCTCGGCGAGCCGGCGGCCACGCCACTGCTGGCGCCGGCGCGGCCACGCGGGCGCCTCAGCTGGTCGGGCCTGCGCAAGTGGCTCGACTGCCCCTACCGCTTCCTGCTCGAGTACGGCTTCGCGCTGCGCCGCGACGAGGACGTGCAGCGCGAGTTCGGCCGCCGCGAGTACGGCTCGAAGGTGCACGAGGTGCTGCAGCGGTTCCTGGCGCCCGGCAGCCACGGCTACGCGGCACTCGTTGCCGGTGACGGCGAGACGGCGCGCCGGGAACTGGATCGTGCCGCCGTCGCCACCTTCGTTCCGGGTGCGCTCGCGCTCGAAGTCGGCGACCAGCCGGATCGCGCGCTGTGGCTCGAGGCTTTCCGCGACCTCATCGACCCCGTCGTCGAGCACGAGTTGTCGCGTTTCATCGACTGGCGCCCGGTCGGCTTCGAGACCGGGTTCGAGCTGCCCCTGGACCGGCTGCACGGCTGGCTGCTGCACGAACTGGACACCGCCGACGCCGACGAGGCCGCAGCCTTGCGCGCGCGCGTGCCGGCAGCGATGCCGGAGGCGGCCGCGGGCGTGGTGCTGACCGGGCGCATCGACCGCCTGGACCTGGCCTGCGACGGCTCGGGTCGCCTGGCCGTCATCGACTTCAAGACCGGCGCCCGCCCCTCGAAAGGCGAGATCGAGCGATTCGACGAGATGCAGGTGCTGCTCTATGCCGTGGCCGTCGGCGCCGGCGCCGTCGATCTGCCCGGGCCGGACGGGCCGCGACCGCTGGCCGGGACTGTCGCCGAAGGCGCCTACTACGGGTTGAAGCGCGACGAAGTCGGGGTGCGCGCGAAGGTCGAGTTGCCCGCGCTGGACGGCGAGGGTCGCCCGCACCTGCGGGAGGGCGCCGCGCGCCTGCTGCAGCTGGCTTTCGCGGCCGTGGCGCCCGGGGGCCCGTTCCCGCTCGTGCCGCGCGCGCAGGCCGGCGAGGGACCGGCGAAGCTGCCGTGTGAACGGTGCGACTTCCGGGGCATCTGCCGCCTGGAGGAGATCGACCTGTCGCCGGTACTGAAGCGCCGCGTGGAGAAGCTGGTCAACCGGCGGGAGGACGCGTGGTGA